The following coding sequences are from one Neurospora crassa OR74A linkage group I, whole genome shotgun sequence window:
- a CDS encoding cytosine deaminase, protein MDDAAGLAIAFKEAKKSYEQGGIPIGAALISSTGIVLGRGHNQRVQLDSPIHHGETATLLNAGRLPASTYANSTMYTTLSPCDMCTGAILLYKIRRVVIGENSTFKAAGEDYLRQRGVEVVVMDDQECRTLMERFVRESPGVWWEDIGVVGEEKREEGR, encoded by the exons ATGGATGATGCTGCCGGTCTAGCCATTGCCTTCAAGGAGGCTAAGAAATCATATGAACAAGGAGGAATTCCT ATCGGAGCAGCACTCATCTCCAGCACCGGCATCGTTCTCGGCCGCGGCCATAACCAGCGCGTTCAGCTTGATTCACCTATTCATCAT GGCGAAACCGCAACCCTTTTAAACGCTGGCCGCCTCCCCGCTTCCACCTACGCAAACTCAACAATGTACACCACCCTTTCCCCCTGCGACATGTGCACAGGGGCGATTCTGCTTTACAAGATCAGGAGGGTAGTGATAGGAGAGAATAGCACGTTCAAGGCAGCAGGGGAAGACTATCTGCGCCAGAGAGGggtcgaggtggtggttATGGATGATCAAGAGTGTAGGACATTGATGGAACGGTTCGTGAGGGAGAGCCCGGGGGTTTGGTGGGAGGATATTGGTGTtgtgggggaggagaagagggaggaagggagatGA
- a CDS encoding cytosine deaminase, variant 2 yields the protein MDDAAGLAIAFKEAKKSYEQGGIPGETATLLNAGRLPASTYANSTMYTTLSPCDMCTGAILLYKIRRVVIGENSTFKAAGEDYLRQRGVEVVVMDDQECRTLMERFVRESPGVWWEDIGVVGEEKREEGR from the exons ATGGATGATGCTGCCGGTCTAGCCATTGCCTTCAAGGAGGCTAAGAAATCATATGAACAAGGAGGAATTCCT GGCGAAACCGCAACCCTTTTAAACGCTGGCCGCCTCCCCGCTTCCACCTACGCAAACTCAACAATGTACACCACCCTTTCCCCCTGCGACATGTGCACAGGGGCGATTCTGCTTTACAAGATCAGGAGGGTAGTGATAGGAGAGAATAGCACGTTCAAGGCAGCAGGGGAAGACTATCTGCGCCAGAGAGGggtcgaggtggtggttATGGATGATCAAGAGTGTAGGACATTGATGGAACGGTTCGTGAGGGAGAGCCCGGGGGTTTGGTGGGAGGATATTGGTGTtgtgggggaggagaagagggaggaagggagatGA
- a CDS encoding cytosine deaminase, variant 1, with protein sequence MNKEEFLSEQHSSPAPASFSAAAITSAFSLIHLFIMYGETATLLNAGRLPASTYANSTMYTTLSPCDMCTGAILLYKIRRVVIGENSTFKAAGEDYLRQRGVEVVVMDDQECRTLMERFVRESPGVWWEDIGVVGEEKREEGR encoded by the exons ATGAACAAGGAGGAATTCCT ATCGGAGCAGCACTCATCTCCAGCACCGGCATCGTTCTCGGCCGCGGCCATAACCAGCGCGTTCAGCTTGATTCACCTATTCATCATGTAC GGCGAAACCGCAACCCTTTTAAACGCTGGCCGCCTCCCCGCTTCCACCTACGCAAACTCAACAATGTACACCACCCTTTCCCCCTGCGACATGTGCACAGGGGCGATTCTGCTTTACAAGATCAGGAGGGTAGTGATAGGAGAGAATAGCACGTTCAAGGCAGCAGGGGAAGACTATCTGCGCCAGAGAGGggtcgaggtggtggttATGGATGATCAAGAGTGTAGGACATTGATGGAACGGTTCGTGAGGGAGAGCCCGGGGGTTTGGTGGGAGGATATTGGTGTtgtgggggaggagaagagggaggaagggagatGA